A region of Lacinutrix sp. Hel_I_90 DNA encodes the following proteins:
- a CDS encoding PAS domain-containing hybrid sensor histidine kinase/response regulator: MKNTNTEDFNYARSLIEASLDPLVTISAEGKITDVNEASIKVTGCSREELINTNFSDYFTDPKKAQEGYLQVFEKGFVSDYRLTIKHKNGHLTDVVYNASVYRDDKGNVLGVFAAARDVTLQKWAIDLREANAELAIQNKEIEKRASELVVANKELAYQNKVKEKRAAELVIANKELAFQNTEKEKRAAELVIANKELAYQNKVKEKRAAELVIANKELAFQNTEKEKRAAELVIANKELAYQNKVKEKRAAELIIANKELAFQNTEKEKRAAEFAIANEELAYQNIKNTRQNLTNEKLKASNIDIKLDSQYSLSLIEASLDPLVTISSKGKITDMNEALTNVTGLTREELTDSDFLDYFTEPKKARDVYLEVFAKGSVADFPLTLRHKNGKLTDVLFNGSIYKDEKGNVDGIVIVARDVTEQKRAAKELTEAMLFAEMATLIAEEAKTKAEKDRLIAEDAVKAKQQFLSNMSHEIRTPMNAIIGFTKVLLKTDLTVKQKEYLRAIKVSGDALIVLINDILDLAKVDAGKMVFEQIPFKISLSISAMLHLFEPKIHEKNLKLTKVYDHRIPDVLLGDPVRLHQIIMNLVSNAVKFTIRGEIKVSTKLLHEDEHEATVEFSVSDSGIGIPDSKIETIFENFQQASSGTSRLYGGTGLGLAIVKQLVEPQGGSIRVTSKINEGTTFSFTLPFQKTKADALVEIELAEYDEDVSNVNVLVVEDIQLNQLLMRTLLDDFGFECDIAENGKIAIDKMQTKTYDLILMDLQMPEMNGFEATDYIRKTMNSDIPIIALTADVTTVDLAKCKAVGMDDYIAKPVDERILYSKMIGYIKKNSVNMESDASDGDNPIKDKCTDLQYLNTRTKSNPVLMMEMISLYLEQTPPLISAMNQSLLEKDWKTLQTAVHKMIPSFTIVGIHTDYVNIAKKVQELACTMQEIEDLPNLVKQLEKVCNQACLELLVDLENFKNTKHE; encoded by the coding sequence ATGAAAAACACAAATACAGAAGATTTTAATTATGCGAGAAGCTTAATTGAAGCGAGCTTAGATCCATTGGTTACAATAAGTGCAGAAGGGAAAATAACTGATGTTAACGAAGCATCAATAAAAGTTACTGGCTGCTCTAGAGAAGAACTAATTAATACAAACTTCTCCGATTATTTTACAGACCCTAAAAAAGCACAGGAAGGTTATCTTCAAGTGTTTGAAAAAGGGTTTGTGTCTGATTATCGATTGACGATAAAGCATAAAAATGGACACTTAACTGATGTGGTCTATAATGCTTCCGTTTATAGAGATGACAAAGGGAATGTGCTCGGCGTTTTTGCTGCGGCTCGTGATGTTACCCTTCAAAAGTGGGCAATAGATTTAAGAGAAGCTAATGCAGAACTAGCCATTCAAAATAAAGAGATAGAAAAAAGAGCCAGTGAGTTGGTTGTTGCCAACAAAGAGCTAGCCTATCAAAATAAAGTAAAAGAGAAACGCGCTGCAGAATTGGTAATAGCCAATAAAGAGCTCGCTTTCCAAAATACAGAGAAGGAAAAACGTGCCGCCGAATTAGTTATTGCTAATAAAGAACTAGCCTATCAAAATAAAGTAAAAGAGAAACGCGCTGCAGAATTGGTAATAGCCAATAAAGAGCTCGCTTTCCAAAATACAGAGAAGGAAAAACGTGCCGCTGAATTGGTTATTGCCAATAAAGAACTGGCGTATCAAAATAAAGTAAAAGAGAAGCGTGCAGCAGAATTGATTATTGCCAACAAAGAGCTCGCCTTCCAGAATACTGAGAAAGAAAAACGTGCTGCTGAATTCGCTATCGCTAATGAGGAACTAGCGTATCAAAATATTAAGAATACAAGACAAAACCTTACCAATGAAAAACTTAAAGCGTCTAATATTGATATAAAATTAGACTCCCAGTATTCTTTGAGTCTCATTGAAGCTAGTTTGGATCCATTGGTTACCATTAGTTCAAAAGGTAAGATAACTGATATGAACGAGGCTTTAACCAATGTGACAGGGTTGACAAGGGAAGAACTAACAGACTCTGACTTTCTCGATTATTTTACAGAACCAAAAAAAGCAAGAGACGTTTATTTGGAAGTATTTGCAAAAGGGTCTGTTGCCGATTTTCCGCTGACACTGCGTCACAAAAACGGCAAATTAACCGATGTGTTATTTAATGGCTCTATTTATAAAGATGAAAAAGGAAATGTAGACGGCATCGTTATTGTAGCCCGAGATGTTACCGAACAGAAGAGAGCGGCTAAAGAACTTACAGAAGCCATGCTGTTTGCAGAAATGGCAACACTAATTGCAGAGGAGGCGAAAACAAAAGCTGAAAAAGACAGATTGATTGCTGAAGACGCCGTGAAAGCAAAACAGCAGTTTTTGTCAAATATGAGCCATGAAATACGCACGCCAATGAACGCCATCATCGGCTTTACAAAAGTGTTGCTAAAAACAGACTTGACCGTAAAACAAAAAGAATATTTAAGAGCTATTAAAGTTAGTGGAGATGCATTGATTGTGCTTATTAACGACATACTCGATTTGGCAAAAGTAGATGCAGGTAAAATGGTGTTTGAACAAATACCGTTTAAAATATCCTTATCCATCTCTGCGATGCTCCATTTATTTGAACCAAAAATTCACGAAAAGAATTTAAAACTAACAAAAGTATACGATCATAGAATACCAGATGTACTGTTGGGTGACCCGGTACGTTTACACCAAATCATTATGAATTTGGTCAGTAATGCTGTTAAGTTTACAATTAGAGGAGAAATTAAAGTCAGCACCAAATTACTCCATGAAGATGAACACGAAGCAACCGTCGAATTCTCTGTTTCCGATTCCGGAATTGGAATACCAGATTCGAAAATAGAAACGATATTTGAAAACTTCCAGCAAGCATCAAGCGGAACCTCGCGCCTGTATGGAGGGACAGGTTTAGGACTTGCCATTGTAAAACAATTAGTAGAGCCACAAGGCGGAAGTATTCGCGTAACAAGTAAAATCAATGAAGGCACTACCTTTAGCTTTACATTGCCTTTTCAGAAAACAAAAGCAGATGCTTTAGTAGAAATAGAACTTGCAGAATATGATGAAGACGTGTCTAACGTAAACGTATTGGTTGTAGAAGACATTCAACTCAATCAATTGCTAATGAGAACACTATTAGATGATTTTGGATTTGAATGCGATATTGCAGAAAACGGAAAAATCGCTATCGATAAAATGCAAACCAAAACATATGATCTTATTCTAATGGATTTGCAAATGCCTGAAATGAATGGGTTTGAAGCAACCGATTATATTCGGAAGACTATGAATAGTGACATTCCTATCATTGCTTTAACTGCAGACGTTACTACCGTGGATTTAGCTAAATGCAAAGCAGTTGGCATGGATGATTACATAGCAAAACCTGTTGATGAACGGATATTATACAGTAAAATGATAGGGTATATAAAGAAGAATTCTGTTAATATGGAGTCCGATGCAAGTGATGGTGATAACCCAATAAAAGATAAATGCACCGACTTACAATATTTAAATACCCGAACAAAATCCAATCCGGTATTGATGATGGAAATGATTTCCCTTTATCTAGAGCAAACGCCGCCGCTAATTAGTGCCATGAATCAAAGCCTGTTAGAAAAAGATTGGAAAACACTACAAACAGCAGTTCATAAAATGATTCCTTCCTTTACAATTGTAGGTATTCATACCGATTACGTAAATATCGCTAAAAAAGTTCAGGAATTGGCCTGCACTATGCAGGAGATAGAAGACTTACCAAATTTGGTAAAGCAACTTGAAAAAGTGTGTAATCAGGCTTGTCTAGAATTGTTAGTGGATCTTGAAAACTTTAAAAACACAAAGCATGAATAA
- a CDS encoding response regulator produces the protein MNNNNKIKLFLVDDDALFLKTLEIDFIGSGDFEIETFSTGERCLANLSNKPDVIILDYHLDGIEKAAMNGLETLDKIKAFNPDIPVIILSSQDKIRVAVECMHHKAADYIVKSETAFLRLKKVITEVLRYNKMEKQLKWYMERM, from the coding sequence ATGAATAACAATAATAAAATAAAACTTTTTCTGGTGGATGATGATGCACTGTTTCTCAAAACCTTGGAAATTGATTTTATAGGAAGTGGCGATTTTGAAATTGAAACATTTTCTACAGGAGAACGTTGTCTCGCGAATTTATCAAATAAGCCAGATGTGATTATTTTAGACTACCATCTCGATGGTATTGAAAAAGCGGCCATGAATGGGCTGGAAACATTAGATAAAATAAAAGCGTTCAACCCTGATATTCCTGTTATAATTCTTTCGTCGCAAGATAAAATTAGAGTGGCTGTTGAATGTATGCATCACAAGGCTGCTGATTATATTGTAAAAAGCGAAACTGCTTTTCTGCGTCTAAAAAAAGTAATTACTGAAGTTTTGCGCTATAATAAAATGGAAAAACAATTGAAATGGTATATGGAACGCATGTAA
- a CDS encoding lmo0937 family membrane protein: MGNVLYLIVVVLIIAWLVGLVGFNAGGLIHLLLVIAVVVILLRVISGKKIL, translated from the coding sequence ATGGGAAATGTATTGTATTTAATCGTCGTTGTTTTAATCATAGCATGGTTAGTAGGACTTGTAGGCTTTAATGCTGGTGGACTAATTCATCTTTTGCTTGTAATTGCTGTTGTTGTAATCTTATTAAGAGTTATCTCAGGAAAAAAAATCCTTTAA
- a CDS encoding response regulator produces the protein MKKEIFIIDDDPIYTMIVSMMINDIDASLPINECKNGEIGLEKLEKIKNAKHEVIVLLDINMPVLNGWNFLETIEKHDFYKLPQLLIVMVSSSVDESDILRSQQYKSVSSFYHKPLEKKDLKTILGLD, from the coding sequence ATGAAAAAGGAAATATTTATTATTGATGACGATCCCATTTACACCATGATTGTTTCAATGATGATAAATGATATTGATGCTTCTTTACCTATTAATGAATGTAAAAATGGTGAAATTGGGTTGGAGAAGCTGGAAAAGATAAAAAATGCGAAGCATGAAGTTATCGTACTCTTAGATATTAACATGCCAGTGCTTAACGGCTGGAATTTTCTAGAAACAATAGAGAAGCATGATTTTTATAAGCTGCCGCAACTTCTTATCGTCATGGTGTCGTCCTCTGTGGATGAAAGTGATATCTTAAGAAGCCAACAGTATAAGTCTGTGAGCTCATTTTATCACAAACCTTTAGAAAAAAAAGATCTTAAAACCATTCTTGGTCTGGATTAA
- a CDS encoding response regulator codes for MTEILAPTEKLTILIIEDNHGDFVLIEDYLLEKFTDITIVHCTDYAHSANYLKHTTETLSLILLDLNLPDMQGVPLINEVLACNHEVPVIVLTGYSDLSMAKKSLQIGVSDYLVKDEINPMILYKTIIFAINRSNYINQIEHEKRNYENLFNFNPQPTWLLDAKSLNIINANLAAQNKYGLSLSDFQKLSFVELHPKEEQQHIKNKLISKEEPFNNKHFTHLLSDGKEIKVEICFQEITGTKDHKLIVQSNDISESLQHISTIENQNATFRDIAWTQSHVVRAPLSRILGIVNLLEEQPDNFDKIAFWLKQLKTSTNEMDAIVKKIVRETNQFEQD; via the coding sequence ATGACAGAAATACTTGCCCCTACAGAAAAGTTGACGATTCTTATCATTGAAGACAATCATGGTGATTTCGTCCTAATTGAGGATTATTTACTTGAGAAATTTACAGACATTACTATAGTTCACTGTACAGATTATGCGCACTCCGCAAATTACCTAAAGCACACCACAGAAACCCTTTCTTTAATATTATTAGACCTGAATTTACCAGATATGCAAGGTGTTCCATTAATAAATGAGGTTTTAGCCTGTAATCATGAGGTACCCGTTATTGTTCTTACTGGATATTCAGACCTTAGCATGGCTAAAAAGAGTTTACAAATTGGTGTTTCTGATTATTTAGTAAAAGACGAAATTAATCCAATGATATTGTATAAAACTATCATTTTTGCGATAAATAGGAGTAATTACATTAATCAGATTGAACATGAAAAACGAAATTATGAAAATCTATTTAACTTTAATCCACAACCCACTTGGCTCTTAGATGCTAAATCCTTAAACATAATCAATGCCAACCTGGCTGCACAAAATAAATATGGCCTTTCTTTGAGCGATTTTCAAAAGCTATCCTTTGTAGAACTGCATCCCAAAGAAGAACAACAACACATAAAAAATAAACTCATTTCAAAAGAAGAGCCCTTTAACAATAAACACTTTACACATTTATTAAGTGATGGCAAAGAAATTAAAGTAGAAATCTGTTTCCAAGAAATCACAGGCACCAAAGACCACAAACTAATTGTACAATCGAATGATATTTCTGAAAGTTTGCAGCACATTAGTACCATCGAAAATCAAAATGCCACATTTAGAGACATAGCATGGACCCAGTCTCATGTGGTAAGGGCTCCCCTTTCTAGAATATTAGGAATAGTAAATTTACTTGAGGAGCAGCCAGATAATTTTGATAAAATCGCTTTCTGGTTGAAACAGTTAAAAACTTCAACAAACGAAATGGATGCGATCGTAAAAAAAATAGTTAGAGAAACAAATCAATTTGAACAAGACTAA
- a CDS encoding response regulator, whose translation MKDEKMKLAHILLVEDNEGDILLTLDAFEECKVKTEISIARNGQEALDFLFKRGAFTEAKKPDLILLDINIPIFNGHEVLQQIKADLKLKKIPVIMLTTSSDEQDLNKAYESHCNSYVKKPLDMNDFLSAILKIEEFWLQITSLAD comes from the coding sequence ATGAAAGATGAAAAAATGAAATTAGCACATATTCTTTTGGTAGAAGATAATGAAGGTGATATTTTACTTACCCTCGATGCCTTTGAAGAATGTAAAGTAAAAACAGAAATTAGCATTGCGAGAAACGGCCAAGAGGCCCTTGACTTTCTTTTTAAGAGAGGGGCGTTTACAGAGGCAAAAAAGCCTGATCTTATTTTATTAGACATTAATATCCCTATATTTAATGGCCATGAAGTTTTGCAACAGATTAAAGCCGATTTAAAACTTAAAAAAATCCCTGTTATCATGCTCACCACTTCCTCTGATGAACAAGATTTAAATAAAGCCTATGAAAGTCACTGCAATAGCTATGTAAAAAAACCACTCGACATGAATGATTTTTTAAGTGCCATTTTAAAAATTGAAGAATTTTGGTTGCAAATAACATCGTTAGCAGATTAA
- a CDS encoding PAS domain S-box protein, with translation MFLDQSKDHIWIIDLNFKLIYANKSWFSLVKEVTGNEKKLNESAFVEGFGEGYIKKWKAYYSRALKGEHFKVEEHYSHPETNEIHYGQITIKPLKGDDNEIFAVACQASDITSVIKDASEANQLLDASLDVFCTVNEQGHFVYVSNAATTHWGYLPKELIGEPYIDFILEEDVPKTNEIATAILSGQDIKSFFNRYKKKDGGIAYNLWSVTWNNTSKLMYCTVRDAKEIIAQEEKVKHSEQRFKALVQEGSDLIAILDVEGNYLYVSPTSTAVLGIEPEEFTGRNALEFVHPEDVERTLGSLKKIATEDRVIVEPFRFQNNKKEWRWIETVLTNMLDNSAVKGIVANSRDITPKIEENHKLKLLESVITHTNDAILITEAEPLDKPGPKIIYVNEAFTKMTGYTSEEVMGKSPRILQGPKSDSEALAKLGVALRNWEPHEITTINYKKNGEEFWVNFTVTPVTKEKGSFTHWIAIERDVTNQKNKELEKELLNKISKIFNQSTDNELIACLSELCEKITKFGGFDFVEIWLPAIDNKTINRVAHYVEGETGNAFYNAAQNLDSFSIMQEMPDHVWQNKTTEIWEEGNAQWQVFERKEAARKAGIQNLVRVPLKHKGEIIGRLLMGTEKTKSALELHLKLFQKLESTIGAELSRKKTEIELAQIFNFTPDIICVAGFDGYIKRINPAGLNILGYSLEEMRSRPIKSFVHEEDRLITKEKQTELYSGGNLQNFENRYITKEGKIVWLSWTASSTKEQGIVYAVAKNVTEEKKLRELDKQVRSIAQIGSWEMDLVNQSLFWSDEVHRLHGTDPKLFTPNLEEAINFYRADFRQLVRSSVEKCISTREPYDLQAVIVTAKNKELWVRAHGNAEFVDGECKRIYGSFQNITERKEAEIRLQSLANNLPGVVFQYITYPDGTDRLKYITKGSQEVWGFTAEEVYENNELVWERMAAAGEIEKVNDSIAEAIALRTKWTARWKYVMPTGEMRTHLGYGSPSFLADGTIVFNSIILDITQEAKNEELLEQVTKIARIGSWELDLVNQDGDTMYWSPMLFKILELEDDYNPTLTGGIEFHIGESKARIQKALDLLIKEGTEFDEEILLLTANGHERWIRCIGKSEIVNNKRTRIYGSYQDIHERKLAAMALEKSLKVLKDYKYSLDQSAIIAFTDKKGVITSVNDNFCEISKYNSEEIIGKTHRLINSKHHPKDFFKALWKTIASGKVWRGEIKNKAKDGSYYWVDTTIVPFLDEKNKPSQYLAIRFDITSRKIAEEEKNSLQKTIENSLNEIYIFDAKTFLFSYVNKGALLNLGYSEQEIEALTPLDLKPEFTTTSFKELVSPLVNNEKEKIIFFTNHQRKEGSLYPVEVHLQLVTEGNNKRFLAIILDITERKKAEESILLANERFEKVTQATNDAIWDWDIVNQTFYRSEAIDRFFGKETSKSFNKDDFWKDAFHPDDTDKIKRRVDEAIADPSCTRLELEYRVFNEHGEILYVIDRGVIIRNKDGKAIRMVGAMTDVTKQKKLDEENRFKANLLSMIGQAAVATDLEGTVNYWNNAAETIYGWKQEEAIGKNIMDLTPSETNEAQAKQIMNELTKGQTWSGEFKVKKKDGTNFPVMVTNSPIYDESNTLSGIIGISSDITQEVKNKALLAKYTRELERSNEELEQFAFIASHDLQEPLRMVTGFMDQLKRKYGEQLDEKAHQYIHFATDGAKRMKQIILDLLVYSRAGRLNEGKEIVDLNEVLLDFKQLRRNLLSENSAIIKTQKLPTLNTYKASITQVLHCLLDNAIKYSASGTAPIVEIKATENENEWEFSVEDNGIGIDPQFYDKIFVMFQRLHNRDTYSGTGIGLSIAKRHIDYLGGQIWLKSAVGKGTIFYFTIPKNK, from the coding sequence ATGTTTCTAGATCAGAGCAAAGACCACATTTGGATCATTGATCTGAACTTTAAATTGATTTATGCCAATAAAAGTTGGTTCAGCCTAGTAAAAGAAGTTACAGGTAATGAAAAGAAGCTTAACGAATCTGCATTTGTAGAAGGCTTTGGTGAGGGCTATATAAAAAAATGGAAAGCGTATTATAGCAGGGCGCTCAAAGGAGAGCATTTTAAAGTTGAGGAACATTATTCTCATCCAGAAACAAATGAAATACATTATGGCCAAATCACGATAAAACCTTTAAAGGGAGACGATAATGAAATTTTTGCTGTTGCTTGCCAAGCAAGTGATATTACAAGTGTAATAAAGGATGCCTCTGAAGCGAATCAATTACTTGATGCTTCATTAGATGTTTTTTGTACTGTTAATGAACAAGGCCATTTTGTTTATGTGAGCAACGCTGCGACAACACATTGGGGATACTTACCCAAAGAATTAATAGGCGAACCTTACATCGATTTTATTCTGGAAGAGGATGTGCCAAAAACCAACGAAATAGCAACTGCTATTCTTAGTGGTCAGGACATAAAATCTTTCTTTAATCGTTACAAAAAAAAAGATGGTGGTATTGCTTATAATTTATGGTCAGTGACATGGAATAACACTTCTAAACTGATGTATTGTACAGTAAGAGATGCTAAAGAAATAATTGCCCAGGAAGAAAAAGTTAAACACAGCGAACAGCGCTTTAAAGCATTGGTTCAAGAAGGTTCCGACCTTATAGCAATACTGGACGTAGAAGGCAACTATCTATATGTTAGCCCAACTAGCACTGCCGTTCTTGGGATTGAACCAGAAGAATTTACAGGAAGAAATGCACTAGAGTTTGTCCATCCAGAGGATGTAGAAAGAACCTTAGGTAGTTTAAAAAAAATAGCCACCGAAGACAGGGTGATAGTAGAGCCCTTTCGTTTTCAAAACAACAAAAAAGAATGGCGATGGATTGAAACGGTGTTAACAAATATGCTAGACAATTCTGCAGTGAAAGGCATTGTAGCCAATTCACGAGACATCACCCCTAAAATTGAGGAAAACCATAAGCTAAAACTCCTTGAAAGTGTAATTACCCATACTAATGATGCCATTTTAATTACCGAAGCGGAGCCCTTAGATAAGCCAGGACCGAAAATCATTTATGTAAACGAGGCTTTTACCAAAATGACAGGCTATACCTCTGAAGAAGTTATGGGTAAATCCCCTCGGATTCTTCAGGGACCAAAATCGGACTCAGAAGCACTTGCAAAACTGGGAGTGGCACTCAGAAATTGGGAACCACATGAAATAACCACCATCAACTATAAAAAAAACGGAGAGGAATTCTGGGTCAATTTCACGGTGACTCCTGTAACCAAAGAAAAAGGCTCGTTTACCCACTGGATTGCCATAGAACGGGATGTAACCAATCAAAAAAATAAAGAATTAGAAAAAGAACTTCTCAATAAAATAAGTAAGATTTTTAATCAAAGTACGGACAATGAGTTAATAGCATGTCTATCAGAGCTATGTGAGAAAATCACTAAATTTGGCGGTTTTGATTTCGTTGAAATATGGTTGCCTGCTATTGACAATAAAACAATTAATCGTGTCGCACATTATGTTGAAGGCGAAACCGGAAATGCATTTTATAATGCAGCCCAAAACTTAGATTCCTTTAGCATAATGCAGGAAATGCCTGACCATGTTTGGCAAAACAAAACAACAGAAATTTGGGAAGAAGGTAATGCCCAATGGCAGGTTTTTGAGAGAAAAGAAGCCGCAAGAAAAGCAGGCATTCAAAACTTAGTACGCGTGCCTTTAAAGCACAAGGGAGAGATTATAGGCAGACTTTTGATGGGTACAGAAAAAACCAAATCAGCTCTGGAGCTACATTTAAAGCTATTTCAAAAATTAGAATCAACCATAGGTGCTGAACTGAGTCGAAAGAAAACAGAAATCGAACTCGCTCAAATATTTAACTTTACTCCAGATATCATTTGTGTAGCAGGTTTTGACGGTTATATAAAGCGAATCAATCCTGCAGGCTTAAATATACTCGGATATTCCTTAGAAGAAATGCGTTCACGACCAATCAAATCATTTGTACATGAGGAAGATAGGCTAATCACAAAAGAAAAACAAACGGAATTATATTCTGGTGGAAATCTACAAAATTTTGAAAACCGTTATATCACAAAAGAAGGAAAAATAGTATGGTTAAGCTGGACTGCTAGCTCTACTAAAGAGCAGGGTATTGTATATGCCGTTGCCAAAAATGTTACGGAAGAAAAGAAACTAAGAGAATTGGATAAACAGGTTCGCAGTATTGCCCAAATTGGAAGTTGGGAGATGGATTTAGTGAATCAAAGTCTCTTTTGGTCAGACGAGGTACACCGATTGCATGGTACGGACCCCAAATTATTTACACCAAATTTAGAGGAGGCCATTAATTTTTACAGAGCCGATTTTCGCCAATTGGTGCGCTCGAGTGTTGAAAAATGTATCTCTACTAGAGAACCTTATGATCTTCAAGCTGTAATTGTTACCGCTAAAAACAAAGAACTTTGGGTTCGTGCTCATGGGAATGCTGAATTTGTTGACGGTGAATGTAAACGCATCTACGGTAGTTTTCAGAATATAACCGAACGTAAAGAAGCAGAAATAAGGCTGCAATCTTTAGCCAACAATCTTCCTGGTGTGGTATTTCAATACATCACCTATCCTGATGGCACAGACCGTTTAAAATATATCACCAAAGGTTCACAAGAGGTATGGGGCTTTACTGCGGAAGAAGTGTATGAAAACAACGAGCTGGTTTGGGAAAGAATGGCGGCTGCGGGTGAAATTGAAAAAGTTAATGACAGTATAGCTGAGGCTATAGCGTTAAGAACGAAATGGACAGCCCGATGGAAATATGTCATGCCTACTGGTGAAATGAGAACACATCTCGGATATGGATCCCCATCTTTTTTAGCGGATGGCACCATCGTTTTTAACTCAATTATTCTTGACATTACGCAGGAAGCCAAAAACGAGGAATTGTTAGAGCAGGTTACAAAAATAGCACGAATAGGCAGTTGGGAGCTTGACTTAGTAAACCAAGACGGCGACACGATGTACTGGTCTCCCATGTTATTTAAAATATTGGAACTAGAGGATGACTACAATCCTACCTTAACCGGAGGCATCGAATTTCATATTGGGGAAAGTAAAGCACGAATACAGAAAGCACTAGATCTTTTAATTAAGGAAGGGACTGAGTTTGATGAGGAGATCTTATTACTTACAGCCAATGGGCATGAACGATGGATTCGCTGCATTGGCAAAAGCGAAATAGTGAATAACAAGCGTACCAGAATTTATGGTAGTTACCAGGACATTCATGAGCGAAAGCTAGCCGCAATGGCGTTAGAGAAAAGTTTGAAAGTATTAAAAGATTATAAATATTCTTTAGATCAGTCTGCCATTATTGCTTTTACAGATAAGAAAGGTGTCATTACTTCAGTTAATGATAATTTTTGTGAAATTTCAAAATATAATAGTGAAGAGATTATTGGTAAAACCCATCGCCTGATTAATTCTAAACATCACCCAAAAGATTTTTTTAAAGCATTATGGAAAACGATAGCTTCTGGAAAGGTATGGCGCGGAGAAATAAAAAATAAAGCAAAAGACGGATCCTATTATTGGGTAGATACTACGATTGTCCCTTTTCTTGATGAAAAAAATAAGCCCTCTCAATATTTAGCCATTCGTTTTGATATCACTTCAAGAAAAATAGCAGAAGAAGAAAAAAATAGCTTGCAAAAAACTATAGAAAACAGCCTCAATGAAATTTATATATTCGATGCAAAAACATTCTTGTTTAGCTATGTTAACAAAGGTGCACTACTTAACTTAGGCTATTCAGAACAAGAAATAGAAGCATTAACGCCTCTAGATCTAAAGCCGGAATTTACAACCACTTCTTTTAAAGAACTTGTGTCCCCATTAGTTAATAATGAAAAAGAGAAAATTATATTTTTTACCAATCACCAAAGAAAAGAAGGCAGTCTTTATCCTGTGGAAGTCCATTTACAATTGGTAACAGAAGGCAACAATAAAAGATTTTTAGCCATTATTCTCGATATAACAGAACGTAAAAAAGCAGAAGAAAGTATCCTCCTAGCTAACGAGCGATTCGAAAAGGTAACGCAAGCAACCAATGATGCTATATGGGATTGGGATATCGTAAACCAAACATTTTACCGTTCAGAAGCTATTGATAGATTTTTTGGAAAAGAAACGTCAAAATCTTTTAATAAGGATGATTTCTGGAAAGATGCTTTTCATCCAGATGATACAGACAAAATTAAAAGGCGTGTTGATGAAGCAATTGCCGATCCCTCTTGTACACGATTAGAATTGGAATATAGAGTATTTAATGAACATGGGGAAATACTTTATGTAATAGATCGGGGTGTAATCATTAGAAATAAAGACGGGAAAGCCATTCGAATGGTAGGCGCAATGACCGATGTTACAAAGCAAAAAAAATTAGATGAAGAAAATAGGTTCAAGGCTAATTTACTAAGCATGATAGGGCAGGCGGCTGTAGCAACAGACCTAGAAGGCACTGTTAATTACTGGAACAACGCTGCTGAAACTATTTATGGCTGGAAACAGGAAGAAGCAATAGGAAAGAACATCATGGATCTAACACCGTCGGAAACCAATGAAGCGCAAGCTAAGCAGATAATGAATGAACTAACAAAAGGACAAACATGGTCAGGAGAATTTAAGGTAAAGAAAAAAGATGGAACCAATTTTCCTGTTATGGTTACCAATTCTCCAATTTATGATGAGAGTAATACACTATCAGGTATCATTGGTATTTCATCAGATATTACGCAGGAAGTCAAAAACAAGGCCTTGCTAGCCAAGTATACTCGTGAACTGGAACGCTCAAACGAAGAATTAGAGCAATTTGCCTTCATTGCCTCTCATGACTTACAAGAGCCGCTAAGAATGGTTACTGGTTTTATGGATCAATTAAAAAGAAAATACGGAGAACAGCTTGATGAAAAGGCACACCAATATATTCATTTCGCAACCGATGGTGCGAAAAGAATGAAGCAAATCATTCTTGATCTCTTAGTATATTCCAGAGCAGGCAGATTAAATGAAGGAAAGGAAATTGTAGACTTAAACGAAGTTCTTCTTGACTTTAAGCAATTAAGAAGAAATCTTCTTTCAGAAAATTCTGCTATCATTAAGACTCAAAAATTACCAACACTTAACACGTATAAAGCTTCTATTACCCAAGTACTTCATTGCCTTTTAGACAATGCCATTAAATATTCTGCTTCAGGTACGGCTCCAATTGTAGAGATTAAGGCCACTGAAAATGAAAACGAATGGGAATTCTCGGTTGAGGATAATGGGATAGGAATTGATCCTCAATTCTACGATAAAATATTTGTTATGTTTCAAAGACTGCATAATAGGGATACCTATTCCGGAACAGGCATAGGCCTATCCATCGCCAAAAGACACATTGACTATTTAGGAGGACAAATTTGGCTGAAGTCTGCAGTAGGAAAAGGCACCATATTTTACTTCACAATTCCAAAAAACAAATAA